A stretch of Exiguobacterium sp. BMC-KP DNA encodes these proteins:
- a CDS encoding flavin monoamine oxidase family protein has translation MNIAIIGAGISGLYLATRLQELGHNVTIYEARDRIGGRIETVDFDLAGQTYAFDLGPTWFWPDSEPLMVDLIDRLDLPTIEQYSTGTLRLERAGQPIESHVVASQPTALRLRDGIRSVATALAAQLKPGTIQLKSPISQIDATDRSVIRFEKRSQPYDEIVLALPPRLAAKLSYEPALPETILDELEALPTWMAQQAKCLVLYEKPFWREFGWSGQAISWSGMLQEIHDASPKDGLGALFGFFRTAASERQTLTEAEIQEAVLEQLTRLFGEQALQPIGWAYKDWSSDVWTATRADATPLVAFPDYHTIDFGAEHAAISLIGTETDASHGGHLEGALRSVERYLEKRGEET, from the coding sequence ATGAACATTGCCATCATTGGGGCGGGAATCAGTGGGCTGTATCTCGCGACGCGCCTGCAGGAGCTTGGACACAACGTGACGATCTATGAAGCACGTGACCGAATTGGTGGACGAATCGAGACAGTTGATTTCGACCTAGCAGGACAAACGTACGCTTTTGATCTTGGACCAACTTGGTTTTGGCCGGATAGTGAACCGCTGATGGTCGATTTGATCGATCGGTTGGATTTACCGACAATAGAACAGTATTCGACCGGAACTCTCCGACTCGAACGGGCGGGGCAACCGATTGAGTCACATGTAGTCGCAAGTCAACCGACGGCGTTGCGTCTCCGTGACGGAATTCGTTCTGTTGCGACAGCACTCGCTGCACAACTCAAACCGGGAACGATTCAACTCAAGTCTCCCATCAGTCAGATCGATGCGACGGATCGGAGCGTCATCAGATTCGAAAAGAGGAGTCAGCCGTACGACGAGATTGTCCTTGCACTTCCACCGCGTCTAGCAGCGAAATTATCGTACGAACCTGCCTTACCGGAAACAATCCTAGATGAACTCGAAGCATTACCGACCTGGATGGCGCAACAAGCCAAATGTCTAGTTCTGTACGAGAAACCGTTTTGGCGTGAATTTGGTTGGTCCGGTCAAGCAATCAGCTGGAGCGGGATGTTGCAAGAGATCCATGACGCTTCTCCAAAAGACGGACTTGGAGCATTGTTCGGTTTTTTCCGTACGGCGGCGAGCGAACGACAAACACTGACAGAGGCTGAAATCCAGGAAGCCGTCCTTGAACAGTTGACTCGTTTGTTCGGTGAACAAGCGCTTCAACCGATTGGGTGGGCATATAAAGACTGGTCATCCGACGTATGGACAGCGACACGCGCGGATGCTACTCCACTAGTCGCTTTCCCTGACTATCATACGATTGATTTCGGAGCGGAACACGCAGCGATTTCCCTGATTGGAACAGAGACGGATGCCAGTCATGGTGGGCATCTAGAGGGTGCCTTACGATCCGTTGAACGCTATTTAGAAAAGAGAGGAGAAGAAACATGA
- a CDS encoding PhzF family phenazine biosynthesis protein, with amino-acid sequence MIETLHYDVFTTTPGAGNPAGVVLDADHLTELEMQRIARTNGFTETTFVLSSDQADYRMRYFAPEREMNLCGHGTIAALTALEVTERLPMTLQIETKSGILPASRLANGMFRLQQGRPKLQSFNGEINQVLASIGLELKHLDHRWPVVYGSTGNWTLVLPIRRLEDFQQMIPDNACFADILSNHPEASIHPICLDTYEEQATMHGRHFSATGAGSIEDSVTGTASGVMGAYYRKFIQPATAETTIIVEQGHEMGRPGQVGIRISGAGLDHSNWKVEMEGQAVFVGAKKVGEEKDVEAFHLGF; translated from the coding sequence ATGATCGAGACGCTACATTATGATGTGTTCACAACGACACCTGGAGCAGGTAATCCAGCTGGGGTCGTCTTAGACGCTGATCATTTAACAGAGCTTGAGATGCAACGGATTGCGCGGACGAATGGATTCACAGAGACGACGTTTGTCCTGTCGTCTGATCAGGCAGACTATCGCATGCGTTACTTTGCACCGGAACGAGAGATGAACTTATGCGGACACGGCACGATTGCTGCACTGACTGCTTTAGAGGTAACCGAACGTTTACCGATGACGCTCCAAATCGAGACGAAATCAGGAATCTTACCAGCGTCACGATTAGCAAACGGGATGTTTCGTTTGCAACAAGGGCGACCTAAGCTTCAATCATTCAATGGTGAGATCAATCAAGTCTTAGCATCGATTGGGCTAGAGTTAAAACATCTTGATCACCGATGGCCAGTCGTATACGGTAGTACAGGGAACTGGACACTTGTGTTGCCGATTCGACGTCTCGAAGACTTTCAGCAGATGATACCTGATAATGCGTGTTTCGCAGACATTCTTTCAAATCATCCCGAGGCATCGATTCATCCGATCTGTTTAGATACATATGAGGAACAGGCGACCATGCATGGACGACACTTTTCGGCAACGGGAGCAGGTAGTATCGAAGATTCAGTTACGGGAACAGCGAGTGGGGTGATGGGCGCCTATTACCGAAAATTCATCCAACCAGCAACAGCGGAAACAACGATCATCGTCGAACAAGGACACGAGATGGGACGACCCGGTCAGGTCGGAATCCGGATTTCCGGTGCAGGTCTTGATCACAGCAACTGGAAGGTCGAGATGGAGGGACAAGCTGTTTTTGTTGGTGCAAAGAAAGTGGGGGAGGAGAAAGATGTTGAAGCATTTCATTTGGGATTTTGA
- a CDS encoding HAD-IA family hydrolase — protein sequence MLKHFIWDFDGTLFDTYPVLVDVFVEMLEREGRTVERERVAQLMAISAKTTYEAFAVSDEFITTYKQQKTTIELDRSRPFSGIQKLLKALSERGATHHIVTHRGQSIHALLNKNQLTHHFQDILTAEQGFARKPDPEAVQYLIEQHQLQPSETIMIGDRELDVLAGHHAGIATCLISNQPSKTVATYTVHSPGRLNELFLT from the coding sequence ATGTTGAAGCATTTCATTTGGGATTTTGATGGGACGTTGTTTGATACGTATCCCGTATTGGTCGATGTATTCGTGGAAATGCTCGAACGTGAGGGACGAACGGTCGAGCGTGAACGAGTCGCTCAGCTGATGGCGATTTCGGCTAAAACGACGTATGAGGCATTTGCCGTATCGGATGAATTCATCACGACATACAAACAACAGAAGACAACGATCGAGTTGGACCGCTCTCGTCCATTTTCGGGAATTCAGAAACTGTTAAAGGCGCTCTCGGAGAGAGGTGCGACGCACCATATCGTCACCCACCGTGGGCAGTCGATTCACGCTTTACTTAACAAGAATCAGTTGACGCATCACTTTCAAGATATCCTGACGGCTGAACAAGGTTTCGCCCGGAAACCAGATCCAGAAGCTGTTCAGTACCTGATCGAACAGCATCAATTGCAACCGTCTGAAACGATCATGATTGGCGATCGGGAACTCGACGTCTTAGCCGGACATCACGCTGGCATCGCTACATGTCTGATCAGCAATCAACCGAGTAAGACGGTTGCGACCTACACGGTGCATTCTCCAGGTCGATTAAACGAACTCTTCCTGACATAA
- a CDS encoding MFS transporter encodes MQNNSLILSTLLLNLFIAFLGIGLVIPVTPTIMNELNISGATVGYMVSAFAFAQLILSPLAGRAVDKYGRKPMIIIGLFIFSMSELLFGLGQSVEVLFASRILGGVSAAFIMPAVTAFIADITTNETRPKALGYMSAAISTGFIIGPGIGGFLADLGTRMPFFFAAAFGLTAMVLSVFTLKEPERHYEATTSVKQQTGFRKVFSPLYFIAFLVLLISSFGLASFESLFALFVDRKFGFTAKDIALAISLGAIVGVIVQVGLFDRLTRWFGEIRLIRYSLIGSTLLVVLMTFVTNYISIILVTMVVFVGFDLMRPAVTTYLSKIAGNEQGFVGGMNSMFTSIGNILGPIVGGLLFDVNLNYPFYFATAMLAVGILLTYFWRAPRIEATEADRLSS; translated from the coding sequence ATGCAAAACAATTCATTGATTCTGAGTACACTCTTACTCAACTTATTCATCGCCTTTTTAGGCATCGGTCTCGTCATTCCTGTCACACCGACAATCATGAACGAGCTCAACATTTCCGGAGCGACGGTCGGATACATGGTCTCCGCCTTCGCCTTTGCGCAACTGATTCTCTCTCCGCTTGCGGGACGAGCCGTCGATAAATATGGGCGTAAACCAATGATCATCATCGGCTTGTTCATCTTCAGCATGTCCGAGCTCTTGTTCGGTCTTGGTCAAAGCGTCGAAGTCCTGTTCGCATCCCGGATTCTCGGTGGTGTCAGTGCTGCCTTCATCATGCCTGCCGTCACGGCATTCATTGCTGATATCACGACGAACGAAACCCGCCCGAAAGCGCTCGGTTACATGTCTGCCGCCATCTCGACTGGTTTCATCATCGGACCAGGAATTGGTGGATTCCTCGCTGATCTCGGGACACGGATGCCATTCTTTTTCGCCGCAGCGTTCGGACTAACGGCGATGGTCTTATCCGTCTTTACGCTTAAAGAACCAGAACGGCACTATGAAGCTACTACATCCGTTAAGCAACAGACTGGTTTCCGTAAAGTCTTCAGCCCACTCTATTTCATCGCTTTTCTTGTCCTCTTGATTTCGTCGTTCGGTCTTGCCTCGTTTGAGTCGTTATTCGCCTTGTTCGTCGACCGTAAGTTCGGCTTCACGGCGAAAGATATCGCCCTTGCGATTTCGCTTGGTGCGATCGTCGGTGTCATCGTCCAAGTCGGATTGTTCGATCGATTGACACGGTGGTTCGGTGAGATTCGCTTGATTCGTTATAGTTTGATCGGTTCGACGTTACTTGTCGTCTTGATGACATTCGTCACGAACTACATCTCGATCATTCTCGTGACGATGGTCGTGTTCGTCGGGTTCGACTTGATGCGACCTGCCGTTACGACCTATCTCTCAAAGATCGCAGGTAACGAACAAGGATTCGTCGGTGGGATGAACTCGATGTTTACGAGTATCGGGAACATTCTCGGCCCCATCGTCGGTGGTTTATTGTTCGATGTCAATCTGAACTATCCGTTCTATTTCGCAACAGCGATGCTTGCGGTCGGTATTTTACTGACATATTTCTGGCGCGCCCCACGCATCGAAGCAACCGAAGCCGATCGATTGTCTTCTTAA
- a CDS encoding TetR/AcrR family transcriptional regulator, with protein MIDLKAQQLLQTSIHHFAAHGYEGASLQEIATEVGIKKPSIYAHYKGKDDLFLQATTYALQEQKRRFATYFTKTRQQPLEQSLHGFFDWFISEQQDDILMRFILRAAYFPPEKLEQEMTERFNPFFDSLHDLLTRLLRERDRTEQILYSTDYKSAALAYLTVAEGTLTELVYNGVDAFHKRQQAVWPIVWRGMSKMI; from the coding sequence GTGATTGACCTGAAAGCTCAACAATTATTACAGACGAGCATCCATCATTTTGCCGCACACGGCTATGAAGGAGCATCGCTACAAGAAATTGCGACAGAGGTCGGTATTAAGAAACCGTCTATCTATGCGCATTATAAAGGCAAGGACGACTTATTCTTGCAAGCGACGACGTATGCGTTGCAGGAGCAGAAACGACGCTTCGCGACGTATTTTACGAAAACGCGCCAGCAGCCGCTCGAGCAATCGTTGCATGGTTTCTTCGACTGGTTCATTTCAGAACAGCAAGATGACATCCTGATGCGATTCATTCTTCGAGCTGCTTATTTTCCACCCGAGAAACTCGAACAAGAAATGACGGAGCGGTTCAATCCGTTTTTTGATTCGCTCCATGATCTCTTGACTCGTCTACTCCGTGAACGAGACCGGACAGAACAGATTCTGTATTCAACGGACTATAAAAGTGCCGCACTCGCCTATTTGACCGTCGCCGAAGGCACGTTGACAGAACTCGTCTATAACGGCGTCGACGCGTTTCACAAGAGACAACAAGCCGTCTGGCCGATTGTCTGGCGTGGTATGTCAAAAATGATTTAA
- a CDS encoding hemolysin family protein — protein MDIVLTLNLLLLVVLIGLTAFFVGSEFAVVKVRMSRLDQMVQEGKKGAALAKKVAGDLDYYLSACQLGITITALGLGALGKPTVEKLLTPVFDELGVAVAISTLLSYSIAFIFVTFLHVVVGELAPKTLAIQYAERMTLLLAPALYVFGKVMYPFIWIMNGSARVLLRMFGVRPAGHEEAHSEEELKIIMAQSFQSGEINQSELDLMQNVFAFDERVTRDIMVPRMNMLVISDEINWEDLLQTMSDNPYTRYPVSEGTDKDRISGYINVKEVLAYHAVQHERELASFIKPLPVVSELTPLQETLLKMKQTRSHIALVIDEYGGTSGLITMEDILEEIVGDIRDEFDEAEQAEIEQLPDGAYRLAGTVLLVEIEERFGLRFAEAEAVDTVGGYIQSRTTDFKQGTIVTDEAFTLEIMRSAQYQIHDVKLTLTPR, from the coding sequence TTGGACATCGTCTTAACACTGAATTTGTTGTTACTTGTCGTATTGATTGGTTTGACCGCGTTTTTCGTAGGCTCGGAGTTTGCTGTCGTTAAAGTCCGGATGTCACGTCTTGACCAGATGGTGCAAGAAGGAAAAAAGGGTGCTGCGCTTGCGAAGAAGGTGGCAGGCGATTTAGATTACTATTTGTCTGCCTGTCAGCTTGGTATCACGATTACAGCGCTTGGACTCGGGGCACTCGGGAAACCGACTGTTGAGAAGTTATTGACACCGGTCTTTGATGAACTCGGTGTTGCAGTGGCTATCTCGACACTTCTGTCCTATAGTATCGCGTTCATCTTCGTCACGTTTTTACACGTCGTCGTTGGTGAACTGGCACCGAAAACGCTCGCGATTCAGTATGCAGAACGCATGACGTTGTTACTTGCACCGGCACTCTATGTATTCGGGAAAGTCATGTATCCATTCATCTGGATTATGAACGGTTCCGCCCGCGTTCTCCTTCGGATGTTTGGCGTTCGACCAGCTGGTCACGAAGAAGCCCACTCGGAAGAAGAATTGAAAATTATCATGGCGCAAAGTTTTCAAAGTGGTGAAATCAATCAATCAGAACTCGACCTGATGCAAAATGTCTTCGCTTTTGATGAGCGCGTCACGCGTGACATCATGGTGCCACGCATGAACATGTTGGTCATTTCCGACGAGATAAACTGGGAAGACCTTTTACAGACGATGTCAGACAATCCGTATACGCGTTATCCGGTCAGTGAAGGAACGGATAAGGACCGGATTAGCGGCTATATCAACGTTAAAGAAGTGCTCGCATATCATGCTGTACAACATGAACGAGAACTTGCATCGTTCATCAAGCCACTTCCAGTCGTCTCAGAATTGACGCCGCTTCAGGAAACACTCCTGAAGATGAAACAGACACGATCGCACATCGCACTTGTCATTGATGAGTATGGTGGGACATCTGGTTTAATCACGATGGAGGATATCTTGGAGGAAATCGTCGGTGATATCCGTGATGAATTCGATGAAGCGGAACAAGCAGAAATCGAACAGTTACCGGACGGCGCTTATCGCTTAGCCGGAACCGTTTTACTCGTCGAAATCGAAGAACGATTTGGTCTTCGTTTTGCAGAAGCAGAGGCGGTCGATACGGTCGGCGGTTATATTCAATCGCGAACGACTGATTTTAAACAAGGAACCATCGTCACGGATGAAGCCTTCACGCTTGAAATCATGCGATCTGCCCAATATCAGATTCATGACGTTAAGTTGACATTGACGCCACGTTAA
- a CDS encoding putative bifunctional diguanylate cyclase/phosphodiesterase translates to MWRYVSFIVLPVFLIFYSWIRFGPTEEWAHLIGINALHMIAGLIAVYWMARARIERRNPHLRFLSFLCTGLLLHVLGNGVWLIGQVKDGRIDEPIASTILWCLAYFSYVLALITKMRSIGLNFTNKNYIFNLVVFMTTAFVMSEYYLLQPYFEILNPTLERTISTFGFLIADLLLLFFSAILYYHVRYNHGKPHHRFLVLGFLIQVSGDVMFTVLTFSSSPFLEHLVDIFWVIALLSIGWSGHLEGRHNPRQERLFRSHRTVTERDFILPYISIGLLTGFVLSTYGWYLNILSIGWLLLFFLVLGRQIFTLRSNNRLLEEVTFIAYHDQLTQLANRHQFMERLSSDLPRSYAVISLDLHRLTIVNDTMGHAIGDRVLIETANRLRLLRHDELEIYRIGGDEFALVLPYATDESLTALEDALIHQFVRPFRLRGYSIQVTIHAGSCLVEDAALHQDILPCLDTALLQAKKQGPMHCIRYDEQLHQWFSRKIQLEADLVAAIEKEEFELVYQPKVDLLTKRPIGMEVLIRWNHPVFGRISPVEFISIAEESGHIIALGRWILKTACRTTRSWHEQGYPLVVAVNISVPQFKDQHFMSMIQETLSETQLSPEHLELEITESVLQDVTDSRKMLQMLRNQGIHCAIDDFGTGFSSLSVLHQLPVHALKIDKSFVDGCPETSSGAALLPHIIAMGQTLNLTMIAEGVETEAQHLYLKSIGCHIGQGYHYARPLSVEAFSLYLKEQLPSDETPLSSAQ, encoded by the coding sequence ATGTGGCGTTACGTATCTTTCATCGTCTTACCTGTGTTCCTTATATTCTATAGCTGGATTCGTTTTGGTCCGACTGAAGAATGGGCACACCTTATCGGAATTAACGCCTTGCATATGATCGCGGGTCTCATTGCCGTCTACTGGATGGCTCGGGCACGCATCGAACGCCGCAATCCGCACCTCCGTTTTTTAAGTTTCTTGTGCACGGGCCTTCTTTTGCATGTTCTCGGTAATGGCGTGTGGCTAATCGGTCAAGTAAAAGACGGTCGAATCGATGAACCGATTGCTTCGACTATTCTTTGGTGTTTGGCTTACTTCAGCTATGTCTTAGCCTTAATCACAAAGATGCGGAGCATCGGATTGAATTTCACAAATAAAAATTATATCTTCAATTTAGTTGTCTTCATGACGACAGCTTTCGTCATGAGTGAGTATTATTTGTTACAACCGTACTTTGAGATCTTGAACCCGACACTTGAACGAACGATTTCGACATTCGGATTTCTGATCGCTGATTTATTGCTACTCTTTTTCAGTGCGATCCTTTATTATCACGTTCGTTATAATCACGGAAAACCGCATCATCGTTTTCTCGTCCTTGGTTTTTTGATTCAAGTGTCTGGTGATGTCATGTTCACCGTCCTCACGTTTAGTAGTAGCCCATTTCTCGAACATCTCGTCGATATATTCTGGGTCATCGCGCTGCTGTCGATTGGATGGAGTGGACATTTAGAGGGCCGACACAATCCACGACAAGAACGACTTTTCCGCTCCCATCGCACCGTAACGGAACGCGATTTCATCTTGCCTTATATCAGTATCGGTCTACTGACAGGATTCGTTTTATCTACCTACGGCTGGTACCTCAATATTCTATCAATTGGCTGGTTGTTGCTGTTCTTTCTCGTTCTCGGTCGGCAAATCTTTACGTTGCGTAGTAACAACCGGCTACTTGAAGAAGTCACGTTCATCGCTTATCATGATCAACTGACACAACTCGCGAATCGTCACCAATTCATGGAACGGCTCTCGTCCGATTTACCTCGTTCTTATGCCGTCATTTCACTTGACTTACATCGTTTAACCATCGTCAATGACACGATGGGGCATGCGATAGGTGACCGCGTTTTGATCGAGACCGCTAATCGGCTACGCCTGTTACGTCACGATGAGTTAGAGATTTACCGCATTGGTGGCGATGAGTTTGCACTTGTCCTACCGTATGCAACAGATGAATCGTTGACCGCACTCGAAGACGCCTTAATACACCAATTCGTGCGCCCGTTCCGACTTCGTGGCTACTCGATCCAAGTCACTATCCATGCCGGTAGTTGTCTTGTCGAAGACGCGGCTTTACATCAAGACATTCTACCCTGTCTCGATACAGCACTGCTTCAGGCAAAAAAACAGGGACCAATGCACTGTATCCGGTACGATGAACAACTCCATCAATGGTTCAGTCGTAAGATCCAACTCGAAGCTGATTTAGTAGCGGCAATCGAAAAAGAAGAATTCGAACTGGTCTATCAGCCAAAAGTCGACCTTTTGACGAAACGACCAATCGGCATGGAAGTACTCATTCGCTGGAATCACCCCGTTTTCGGTCGGATTTCTCCCGTCGAGTTCATTTCGATCGCAGAAGAGAGTGGTCACATCATCGCACTCGGACGCTGGATTTTAAAGACGGCATGTCGCACGACACGCAGCTGGCATGAGCAAGGCTATCCACTTGTCGTTGCCGTCAATATCTCCGTTCCACAGTTCAAGGATCAACATTTCATGAGTATGATCCAAGAAACTTTAAGCGAGACGCAGTTGTCCCCGGAACATCTTGAGCTCGAGATCACAGAGAGCGTTTTACAAGACGTCACCGACAGTCGAAAGATGTTGCAGATGCTCCGCAATCAGGGAATCCACTGTGCTATCGATGACTTCGGAACCGGTTTCTCGTCTCTCTCTGTTCTGCATCAACTACCCGTTCATGCCTTAAAGATCGATAAATCGTTTGTCGACGGTTGCCCAGAAACATCGAGTGGTGCTGCCTTACTACCACATATCATCGCAATGGGACAGACGCTTAATTTGACGATGATTGCGGAAGGTGTCGAAACAGAAGCACAACATCTGTATTTGAAGTCAATTGGTTGTCATATCGGTCAAGGCTATCATTATGCTCGTCCCTTGTCGGTGGAAGCTTTTTCTCTATATTTGAAAGAACAGTTACCATCGGACGAGACTCCTCTCTCTTCCGCGCAATAA
- a CDS encoding globin-coupled sensor protein, with protein sequence MKWFTKSASPSFDGLIEVERPHVVLNVPSSLHEQLRLIDLQAVDLQIVRVIREDVSRWMPSMVDAFYEELVRVPSLRQLIEHHSTLERLKGTLARHILQMFDGHVTMEYIEARRRIAERHVQIGLHNKWYIAAFQKVWNVLSEKIDGSDWPEVERVRIMRSAGKLFNLEQQIVMTMYEDQIDEERQAIATAKRHVGDGVQKSTEELAAMSEESSANFQEIERHAKHVSTTTDAISVQLTEAVGEAEAGVVLVEEETRRFQDVVADLSRTTEQVAELSSLSQEIERIAGMVTTISDQTNLLSLNASIEAARAGEMGRGFTVVAQEIRKLAEESKQSAAETSRIAQEITQKMLVVSERMGTTETAVVRTTSEMQQVVRAFSRISEQTDAVSRQIHELSTDTKDVAGTIEGMRKIAEAIAETADDLQEVAATL encoded by the coding sequence ATGAAGTGGTTCACGAAATCAGCATCACCGTCCTTTGATGGGCTCATCGAAGTCGAACGTCCCCATGTCGTGTTGAATGTTCCGTCATCCTTACATGAACAATTGCGTTTAATCGATTTACAAGCTGTCGATTTACAAATTGTACGGGTCATCCGCGAAGATGTATCCCGTTGGATGCCGAGTATGGTCGACGCGTTCTACGAGGAGCTGGTCCGTGTTCCATCCCTTCGTCAGTTAATCGAACATCATTCGACACTCGAACGATTAAAAGGTACGCTCGCCCGACATATTCTACAAATGTTCGATGGTCATGTCACGATGGAGTACATCGAAGCGCGACGTCGAATTGCCGAACGCCATGTTCAAATCGGATTGCATAATAAGTGGTACATTGCTGCATTCCAAAAAGTCTGGAACGTTCTTAGTGAGAAGATTGATGGCAGTGATTGGCCGGAAGTGGAACGTGTCCGGATCATGCGCTCGGCAGGGAAATTGTTCAACTTGGAACAACAGATCGTCATGACGATGTATGAAGATCAAATTGATGAGGAACGACAAGCGATCGCAACAGCGAAACGTCATGTCGGAGATGGCGTGCAAAAGTCGACGGAAGAACTTGCTGCCATGAGTGAAGAATCATCCGCGAATTTCCAAGAAATCGAGCGTCACGCAAAACATGTCTCGACGACGACGGATGCAATCTCGGTTCAATTGACGGAAGCCGTTGGCGAAGCAGAAGCAGGTGTTGTTCTAGTCGAAGAGGAGACACGACGCTTTCAGGATGTCGTTGCAGATTTATCACGAACGACCGAACAAGTCGCTGAACTGTCAAGCTTGTCGCAAGAAATCGAGCGGATTGCCGGAATGGTGACGACGATTTCTGATCAGACGAACTTGCTCAGTCTGAACGCTTCGATCGAAGCAGCGCGTGCTGGTGAGATGGGTCGCGGCTTCACGGTTGTCGCGCAAGAGATTCGTAAACTGGCTGAAGAGAGTAAACAATCGGCAGCTGAGACATCGCGGATTGCGCAAGAAATCACGCAAAAGATGCTCGTCGTCTCGGAACGGATGGGAACGACTGAGACAGCAGTTGTCAGGACGACGTCCGAGATGCAACAAGTCGTTCGTGCCTTTTCACGGATTTCTGAACAGACGGATGCTGTATCGCGTCAAATTCACGAACTATCGACGGATACAAAGGATGTCGCTGGAACGATTGAAGGTATGCGGAAGATCGCAGAAGCGATTGCTGAGACGGCAGATGATTTACAGGAAGTTGCTGCAACGCTGTGA
- a CDS encoding lipopolysaccharide core heptose(II) kinase RfaY, producing MTALKTDAELAQSIQLKETGIVCTIESHPSELELIGTGRSAFVFRVQGTDRVIKKFYPSFRTLANLEGSIYAQLTDFPTYAQVYEYGTDYIVLEYIEGQTLFECLVSGTFIPESVLTTVDAALAQARSVGLNPSDIHLRNILLTANGTRIIDVARFRQTEPCTQWDDLKKAYHYVYAKPFFPKKLSETFLNTIADVYKGRLFESIRKTG from the coding sequence GTGACAGCATTGAAAACAGACGCTGAGCTAGCACAATCGATCCAATTGAAAGAAACGGGCATCGTGTGCACGATTGAAAGTCATCCGAGCGAACTCGAGTTGATCGGGACAGGACGAAGTGCGTTCGTTTTTCGAGTCCAAGGAACGGATCGTGTCATCAAGAAGTTTTACCCGTCGTTTCGAACGCTTGCCAACCTCGAGGGTAGCATCTACGCACAGTTGACTGATTTTCCAACGTATGCGCAAGTATATGAATATGGTACGGATTATATCGTACTTGAATACATTGAAGGTCAAACATTGTTTGAATGTCTCGTCAGTGGGACGTTCATTCCGGAATCCGTCTTGACGACGGTCGATGCGGCTTTAGCACAAGCGCGGTCCGTTGGTTTAAATCCTTCAGACATTCACTTGCGAAACATCCTCTTGACGGCGAACGGAACACGGATCATCGATGTCGCTCGGTTCCGCCAAACAGAGCCGTGTACACAATGGGATGACTTGAAGAAGGCCTACCATTATGTGTACGCGAAACCATTCTTCCCGAAAAAGTTAAGTGAGACCTTCCTCAATACGATTGCCGACGTCTATAAGGGACGGTTGTTCGAATCGATTCGAAAAACAGGTTAA